The following are encoded in a window of Microbacterium sp. LWO13-1.2 genomic DNA:
- the serB gene encoding phosphoserine phosphatase SerB, whose amino-acid sequence MTSARFLVVLDADSTLIRNEVIELLADEAGRGAEVQAATEAAMRGEVDFAESLRSRVSALSGVPVEAFARVLARIEPTPGVRELTAAVHDRGGVVGVVSGGFHEILDHVAPSLGVDRWRANRLDIVDGVLTGAVDGEIVDAAAKAASLQEWAAELGVAPHATLAIGDGANDLQMMTVAGLGIAFNAKPAVRAAASLVIRDQDLSEVIPLLP is encoded by the coding sequence GTGACCTCCGCGCGCTTCCTCGTCGTCCTCGATGCCGATTCCACCCTCATCCGCAACGAGGTGATCGAATTGCTCGCCGACGAAGCAGGTCGCGGCGCAGAGGTGCAGGCGGCGACCGAAGCCGCGATGCGCGGTGAAGTCGACTTCGCGGAGAGCCTGAGGTCCCGGGTCTCGGCACTCAGCGGCGTCCCCGTGGAGGCGTTCGCACGCGTCCTGGCACGTATCGAGCCCACGCCGGGTGTGCGCGAACTGACCGCCGCCGTTCATGACCGCGGCGGCGTCGTCGGTGTCGTCTCCGGCGGATTCCACGAGATCCTCGATCACGTGGCGCCGTCGCTCGGCGTGGATCGCTGGCGCGCCAACCGGCTGGACATCGTCGACGGCGTGCTCACCGGGGCGGTCGACGGCGAGATCGTGGATGCTGCAGCGAAGGCCGCTTCTCTGCAGGAATGGGCTGCCGAACTCGGCGTCGCCCCGCACGCCACGCTGGCGATCGGCGACGGCGCGAACGACCTTCAGATGATGACGGTCGCCGGCCTCGGAATCGCCTTCAATGCGAAACCCGCAGTCCGCGCGGCTGCCAGTCTGGTCATCCGCGACCAGGATCTTTCCGAAGTCATCCCGCTGCTCCCCTAG
- the glgC gene encoding glucose-1-phosphate adenylyltransferase yields MSAPKKVFGIILAGGEGKRLMPLTADRAKPAVPFGGQYRLIDFAISNLINSGLRQIVVLTQYKSHSLDRHISQTWRMSALLDSYVTSVPAQQRLGKRWFSGSADAILQSLNLISDEKPDIVVVIGADHVYRMDFQQMLDAHIESGAKATVAGIRQPLAMANQFGVIDTDPEDAGRIKRFLEKPSDAVGLPDSPHEVLASMGNYIFDADALIEAVEVDGESPTSGHDMGGDIVPYFVDRGEAGFYDMKQNDVPGSSPRDRSYWRDVGTIDSFFDAHMDLISALPIFNLYNMDWPIHSQAVNSPPAKFVRDSVGRIGNAIDSIVSLGSVLSGTHLERSVVGPWTLAAGGSTITDSVVFDHVQVGSGARVHRAILDKNVVLADGATVGVDRDRDLARGFTVTDSGITVVGKGVFIER; encoded by the coding sequence ATGTCCGCTCCAAAGAAGGTCTTCGGGATCATCCTCGCCGGCGGCGAGGGCAAGCGCCTCATGCCACTCACGGCCGATCGCGCCAAGCCTGCAGTGCCGTTCGGCGGACAGTACCGATTGATCGATTTCGCGATCTCGAACCTGATCAATTCCGGGCTGCGTCAGATCGTCGTCCTGACGCAGTACAAATCCCACAGCCTCGACCGACACATATCGCAGACGTGGCGGATGTCGGCCCTGCTGGATTCGTATGTGACTTCCGTTCCGGCTCAGCAACGACTGGGCAAACGCTGGTTCTCCGGTTCCGCCGATGCGATTCTGCAGAGCCTCAACCTCATCAGCGACGAGAAGCCCGACATCGTCGTCGTGATCGGTGCCGATCACGTGTACCGGATGGACTTCCAGCAGATGCTGGATGCGCACATCGAATCGGGCGCGAAGGCGACGGTCGCCGGCATCCGCCAGCCTCTCGCCATGGCCAACCAATTCGGCGTGATTGACACGGATCCCGAGGATGCCGGGCGCATCAAGCGGTTCCTGGAGAAGCCCTCCGATGCCGTGGGTCTTCCGGATTCGCCGCACGAGGTGCTGGCGTCGATGGGTAACTACATCTTCGATGCCGACGCCCTCATCGAGGCGGTCGAGGTCGACGGCGAATCACCGACCTCCGGACACGACATGGGCGGCGACATCGTCCCCTACTTCGTGGATCGCGGCGAAGCCGGCTTCTACGACATGAAGCAGAACGACGTTCCTGGGTCCTCGCCGCGCGACCGTTCTTACTGGCGCGATGTCGGTACGATCGACTCGTTCTTCGATGCCCACATGGATCTCATCTCGGCGCTGCCGATCTTCAACCTGTACAACATGGACTGGCCGATCCACTCGCAGGCCGTCAATTCACCGCCAGCGAAGTTCGTGCGCGACTCCGTCGGGCGGATCGGTAACGCGATCGATTCCATCGTGTCTTTGGGATCTGTGCTCTCCGGAACGCATCTGGAACGCAGCGTTGTGGGTCCTTGGACGCTCGCGGCGGGCGGCTCGACCATCACGGACTCCGTGGTGTTCGACCACGTCCAGGTCGGTTCGGGAGCGCGGGTGCACCGAGCGATCCTCGACAAGAACGTCGTCCTGGCCGACGGTGCCACGGTCGGCGTCGATCGCGATCGCGACCTGGCGCGCGGATTCACGGTCACCGATTCCGGGATCACGGTGGTCGGCAAGGGCGTCTTCATCGAACGCTGA
- a CDS encoding glycosyl hydrolase family 8 → MKSPHPTLTANRARPLVRAIAAAATALMVAAFTVPAAQAAVPEHVAQWQFTTAPVIVDSSVGANVFSATGGTEPSASLRPVTTDPLTAYTHDEAEGSVRYQGWNDGAGSKSWLVLLSTRGYTDLTVSSQQRSSGSGPRDFAVQVSTDGQLTWQDVAGGTLAVSGDFATGTTSSLPLPASAADKDEVAIRWVTTSTTSVSGETVGATGSSRIRDVSVSGIPTGDPVEKPTTAISFTPPQGADTVQTDAPVSVKFNKSVAVQQGATASIVDGEGATVSGVDLTADGSTVTVQHDAFAPGRTYTVTIPKTAIAGTDDQIAPTADITWSFSTAAVQKDSVAEWIFDDDDDKGVFWATGGAYADHSALTSVGTNGEYGFHADRGNAISAQGWSGGMRTKYWLAALSTTGFENIAVASEHSASGSGPRDFVVEMSTDRKTWTEVPGTAIKTATHTFACPEDTCLVKNVALPDAASGAQTLFVRWIMTSNSPSNTTDNETVGGYGDSFIRNIRITGDRVDGTPTVMPTFDVLSTPADGSATIARDVPVEVRFNKKIKIIDAAGIRIVDETGAAADGVVATVEDDTLRIAHDSFGFGHRYTVSVASSAVAATDGVTPAQDISWSFSTVVKTPSTFSMNINGDPRTTMGFAWYTPPQVTDTKVQLAPADNQHGEGFPTDGVIEFDGTSEVIDTFVTADDREARRTTKFSSHRVTAEDLTPGTKYVYRVGDGSANGWGKIGTFTTDTAKEEPFHFIFSADSQASDLSNFLEWKDTFVKAIDTIDDPKFILVNGDLVDNGDLEEQWQWMLDSAADQLAHVPYVPVLGGHEVEDSGTLPNNNFYNHFNTPKDSGTGAHDGSVYSFEYGNSLFMQFNSQYGGFLDDDGNIGRIDTEFANQLDWLRRTVAETDARWKFVSLHKGVYSAGENVCNWEADRVAFYEKVLVPVFQETGVDVVFEAHDHMYMRSHQMLDGKPVDTITDENGNIVVQYDVTDPNGILYLMPNALGNKFYETPEGCDTSFAAINEQPEKKMFVDFSVTDDTLSFKAYTAAKSDESAGDNGVRLFDEYAITRTDGTPDPVRDASLTIADGKANFAWKAPAASEEPVRGYRIYEKDDKVGTNWSAYIPAEPGRTEYTFAQPLSDDPTVRYEFVIKAVGTKDNSAPVAVVPPRAGDDEKAPTAPVGLSIRIPSQFQIDLSWLPSTDAVGVTGYKVFRDGELIARTTTTTFAEKGLTPGTTYEYTVSAYDAAGNESEKATPRQASTPQNPTTSDPQRPFGQHTEYAAGTLKPSASQAELDATVTGLYDAWKDAYLTQNPYEDDEYYVYYNGNGEAGEETPDAVTTSESNGYGMLITAIMAGHDPDAKKYFDSLLRFSKAHPSSMDPNLMAWQQRDDGTAIVNTLTFDPENPDWGWFGDDAATDGDLDMAYALLMADQQWGSGGEFDYLGDAQRIIDAILNSAIHPSENVVLLGDWTKDEAVYGRGTRTSDFMIQHFKDFAAASGNERWTTIADKTHAVSNQLFTDHSPMTGLLPDFAFKDGDGYRPADPEFLESEFDGAYNWNASRVPWRLGTDYLLTGDDRTKEQLAAMNAWIASSTGGDPTTIDQGYLLDGAPIEDGFDLAFASPFTVSAMLDGGDQAWLDSLWQVNTADPVTTYFGDSIRMLSMIVVSGNWWSPTGVGLPRSETPPAPPADVTATALAPDSVEVSWTATGGALFSAATNGATVIGYRIYRDGAAVTSVAEGTSFRDSGLTAGTTYGYYVTAIDVQGRESSPSPIASATTPKSGGGETPTTPTPRPGDGLATTGGDAPVGLLIGGVLLLAAGGLALTMRRRGRAGRSRSNV, encoded by the coding sequence ATGAAGTCTCCGCACCCGACGCTGACCGCGAATCGTGCACGCCCGCTCGTCAGGGCCATCGCGGCCGCTGCGACCGCTCTGATGGTCGCGGCTTTCACCGTTCCGGCCGCCCAGGCCGCCGTGCCCGAACACGTGGCGCAGTGGCAGTTCACCACCGCTCCTGTCATCGTCGACTCCAGCGTCGGCGCCAACGTGTTCAGTGCGACCGGCGGCACCGAGCCCTCGGCGAGCCTGCGACCGGTCACCACCGACCCGCTCACCGCGTATACCCACGATGAGGCGGAGGGATCGGTCCGCTACCAGGGGTGGAACGATGGCGCCGGAAGCAAGTCTTGGCTGGTCCTCCTCTCCACTCGCGGCTACACGGACCTCACCGTCAGCTCCCAACAGCGCTCCAGCGGCTCCGGTCCTCGCGATTTCGCGGTGCAGGTGAGCACCGACGGTCAGCTGACGTGGCAAGACGTCGCCGGTGGCACCCTCGCCGTCAGCGGCGACTTCGCAACGGGAACCACCTCGTCACTCCCCCTGCCCGCTTCCGCCGCCGACAAAGACGAGGTCGCGATCCGCTGGGTCACCACCTCCACGACGAGCGTGAGCGGCGAGACCGTCGGCGCGACCGGCTCCAGCCGGATCAGAGACGTCTCGGTGTCCGGCATCCCCACGGGCGACCCGGTGGAGAAGCCCACCACAGCGATCTCGTTCACTCCTCCGCAGGGTGCCGACACCGTGCAGACGGATGCTCCTGTCTCGGTGAAGTTCAACAAGTCAGTAGCCGTGCAGCAGGGAGCCACCGCGTCGATCGTCGACGGCGAGGGCGCAACGGTGAGCGGTGTCGACCTCACCGCAGACGGATCGACCGTCACCGTACAGCACGACGCATTCGCCCCCGGCCGCACGTACACGGTCACCATCCCGAAGACGGCCATCGCCGGAACGGACGATCAGATCGCTCCGACCGCCGATATCACCTGGTCCTTCAGCACGGCCGCTGTGCAGAAGGACTCCGTCGCCGAGTGGATCTTCGACGATGACGACGACAAGGGCGTCTTCTGGGCGACCGGCGGGGCCTATGCCGATCACTCCGCGCTGACCAGCGTGGGAACGAACGGGGAGTACGGGTTCCACGCCGACCGGGGCAACGCGATCTCCGCCCAGGGCTGGAGCGGTGGCATGCGCACCAAGTACTGGCTCGCCGCGCTCTCCACGACCGGATTCGAGAACATCGCCGTCGCCTCGGAGCACAGCGCCTCCGGATCAGGACCGCGAGACTTCGTCGTCGAGATGAGCACCGACCGCAAGACCTGGACCGAGGTCCCCGGCACGGCCATCAAGACCGCAACGCACACCTTCGCCTGCCCAGAAGACACCTGCCTGGTAAAGAACGTCGCGCTCCCTGATGCCGCCTCGGGTGCGCAGACGCTCTTCGTCCGCTGGATCATGACGTCGAACTCACCCTCCAACACCACAGACAACGAGACGGTCGGCGGATACGGAGACAGCTTCATTCGGAACATCCGCATCACCGGCGATCGCGTCGACGGCACACCCACGGTGATGCCCACCTTCGATGTGCTCTCCACACCGGCGGACGGCTCTGCCACCATCGCCCGTGACGTCCCGGTCGAGGTGCGATTCAACAAGAAGATCAAGATCATCGACGCGGCCGGCATCCGGATCGTGGACGAGACGGGCGCAGCCGCCGACGGCGTCGTCGCCACCGTCGAAGACGACACGCTGCGCATTGCGCACGACTCATTCGGATTCGGGCATCGCTACACGGTCTCGGTCGCATCGTCTGCTGTCGCCGCCACCGATGGCGTCACCCCCGCACAGGACATCAGCTGGAGCTTCAGTACCGTGGTCAAGACCCCCAGCACCTTCTCGATGAACATCAATGGCGACCCGCGCACCACCATGGGGTTCGCCTGGTACACACCTCCGCAGGTCACCGACACGAAGGTGCAGCTCGCACCGGCCGACAATCAACACGGTGAGGGCTTCCCGACCGACGGGGTGATCGAGTTCGACGGCACGTCCGAGGTCATCGACACGTTCGTGACCGCCGACGACCGCGAGGCTCGCCGCACCACGAAGTTCTCGAGCCACCGCGTGACCGCCGAAGACCTCACCCCCGGAACGAAATACGTCTACCGGGTCGGCGACGGCAGCGCGAACGGCTGGGGAAAGATCGGTACCTTCACCACGGACACGGCCAAGGAAGAGCCCTTCCACTTCATCTTCAGCGCCGACTCCCAGGCGTCCGACCTGTCGAACTTCCTCGAGTGGAAAGACACCTTCGTCAAGGCGATCGACACGATCGACGACCCGAAGTTCATCCTCGTGAACGGTGACCTCGTCGACAACGGCGACCTCGAAGAGCAGTGGCAGTGGATGCTCGACAGCGCAGCCGACCAGCTCGCCCACGTGCCCTACGTCCCCGTGCTCGGCGGACATGAGGTCGAGGACTCCGGCACCCTGCCCAACAACAACTTCTACAACCACTTCAACACGCCGAAGGACTCCGGCACCGGCGCCCATGACGGCTCCGTCTACTCCTTCGAATACGGCAACTCGCTCTTCATGCAGTTCAACTCCCAGTACGGCGGCTTCCTCGACGACGACGGCAACATCGGTCGGATCGACACGGAGTTCGCCAACCAGCTCGACTGGCTGCGCCGCACCGTCGCTGAGACGGATGCGCGCTGGAAGTTCGTCTCCCTCCACAAGGGCGTGTACTCCGCCGGCGAGAACGTCTGCAACTGGGAGGCCGACCGCGTGGCCTTCTACGAGAAGGTGCTCGTCCCGGTGTTCCAGGAGACCGGCGTCGACGTCGTCTTCGAAGCACACGACCACATGTACATGCGCTCTCACCAGATGCTCGACGGAAAGCCTGTCGACACCATCACCGACGAGAACGGCAACATCGTCGTCCAGTACGACGTCACCGATCCCAACGGCATCCTGTACTTGATGCCGAACGCGCTCGGCAACAAGTTCTACGAGACGCCCGAGGGTTGCGACACGTCATTCGCCGCGATCAATGAGCAGCCTGAGAAGAAGATGTTCGTCGACTTCTCGGTCACCGACGACACCCTCTCGTTCAAGGCCTACACGGCCGCGAAGTCCGATGAGTCAGCGGGCGACAACGGAGTGCGTCTCTTCGACGAATACGCCATCACCCGCACCGACGGCACGCCGGACCCTGTCCGCGATGCGAGCCTCACGATTGCCGACGGCAAGGCGAACTTCGCATGGAAGGCGCCCGCCGCATCGGAGGAGCCGGTGCGCGGTTACCGCATCTACGAGAAGGACGACAAGGTCGGCACCAACTGGAGCGCGTATATCCCCGCGGAGCCCGGCCGTACCGAGTACACCTTCGCGCAGCCGTTGTCCGATGACCCGACCGTGCGCTACGAGTTCGTCATCAAGGCGGTCGGCACGAAGGACAACTCGGCTCCGGTGGCCGTGGTCCCGCCCCGCGCGGGCGACGACGAGAAGGCGCCGACGGCGCCGGTCGGCCTCAGCATCCGGATCCCGTCGCAGTTCCAGATCGACCTGAGCTGGCTGCCGTCGACGGACGCCGTCGGCGTGACCGGTTACAAGGTGTTCCGTGACGGCGAGCTGATCGCTCGCACCACCACAACCACCTTCGCCGAGAAGGGGCTGACTCCTGGAACGACCTATGAGTACACGGTGAGTGCCTACGATGCCGCAGGAAACGAGTCCGAGAAGGCCACGCCCCGTCAGGCGTCGACGCCGCAGAATCCGACGACCTCGGACCCGCAGCGACCGTTCGGGCAGCACACCGAGTACGCCGCGGGCACGCTGAAGCCGAGCGCCTCCCAGGCCGAGCTCGACGCCACCGTCACAGGCCTCTACGACGCCTGGAAGGACGCCTACCTCACGCAGAACCCGTATGAGGATGACGAGTACTACGTCTACTACAACGGCAACGGTGAAGCGGGTGAGGAGACGCCGGATGCGGTGACCACGTCCGAGTCGAACGGCTACGGCATGCTGATCACGGCGATCATGGCCGGCCACGACCCGGACGCCAAGAAGTACTTCGACAGCCTGCTGCGGTTCTCCAAGGCGCACCCCAGCAGCATGGATCCGAACCTCATGGCCTGGCAGCAGCGCGACGACGGCACCGCGATCGTCAACACGCTCACGTTCGATCCGGAGAACCCGGATTGGGGCTGGTTCGGTGACGACGCCGCTACCGACGGCGACCTGGACATGGCCTATGCCCTCCTCATGGCCGACCAGCAATGGGGCAGCGGCGGCGAGTTCGACTATCTGGGCGACGCCCAGCGCATCATCGACGCCATCCTGAACAGCGCGATCCACCCGAGCGAGAACGTCGTCCTCCTGGGCGACTGGACGAAGGACGAAGCGGTGTACGGCCGCGGTACCCGCACATCGGACTTCATGATCCAGCACTTCAAGGACTTCGCGGCCGCGAGCGGGAACGAGCGCTGGACGACCATCGCAGACAAGACGCACGCCGTCTCGAATCAGCTGTTCACGGACCACAGCCCGATGACAGGCCTGTTGCCGGACTTCGCCTTCAAGGACGGCGACGGCTACCGACCCGCTGACCCCGAGTTCCTCGAGAGCGAGTTCGACGGCGCATACAACTGGAACGCGAGCCGCGTACCGTGGCGTCTCGGAACGGACTACCTCCTCACGGGCGACGACCGCACCAAGGAGCAGCTCGCCGCGATGAACGCGTGGATCGCGTCGTCGACCGGCGGCGACCCGACGACGATCGACCAGGGATACCTCCTCGACGGCGCACCCATCGAGGACGGCTTCGACCTCGCGTTCGCCTCGCCGTTCACGGTGAGCGCGATGCTCGACGGCGGCGACCAGGCGTGGCTGGACAGCCTCTGGCAGGTCAACACGGCCGATCCCGTGACGACCTACTTCGGTGACAGCATCCGGATGCTCTCGATGATCGTCGTCTCCGGCAACTGGTGGTCTCCGACCGGCGTCGGTCTCCCCCGTTCCGAGACGCCTCCTGCACCTCCTGCCGATGTGACGGCGACGGCGCTCGCGCCCGACTCCGTTGAGGTGTCCTGGACAGCGACCGGCGGCGCGCTCTTCTCGGCGGCGACGAACGGCGCGACCGTGATCGGCTACCGGATCTACCGGGACGGCGCGGCCGTCACGAGCGTGGCCGAAGGCACCTCCTTCCGAGACTCCGGGCTCACGGCGGGGACGACCTACGGCTACTACGTGACCGCGATCGACGTTCAGGGTCGCGAGTCGTCCCCGAGCCCGATCGCTTCGGCGACGACGCCGAAGTCCGGGGGCGGCGAAACGCCGACGACGCCGACGCCCCGCCCCGGGGACGGGCTTGCGACGACGGGTGGCGACGCGCCGGTCGGCCTGTTGATCGGCGGCGTCCTGCTGCTCGCCGCCGGTGGCCTGGCCCTGACCATGCGGAGGCGAGGTCGCGCCGGACGGAGTCGGAGCAACGTCTGA